In the Ramlibacter tataouinensis TTB310 genome, one interval contains:
- a CDS encoding DUF4402 domain-containing protein: MLRCCRIAVLAAALPQAAAQQALSVTPVAPLAFGRFAAGTGGQVTISAGGVRTASGGVVLLSSAGGSPAQFSLAGEPHAAYSIGLPADGSVVLTNAAGHTMPVQSFFSSPSGSGQLGPGGTQTMSVGASLGVAAGQRVGNYSGSFQVFLNYN, translated from the coding sequence GTGCTGCGCTGCTGCCGGATAGCGGTCCTGGCCGCTGCCCTGCCGCAGGCCGCGGCGCAGCAAGCCCTCTCCGTCACCCCCGTCGCGCCGCTGGCGTTCGGCCGCTTTGCCGCCGGCACGGGCGGCCAGGTGACCATCAGCGCCGGCGGCGTTCGAACGGCCAGCGGCGGCGTGGTGCTGCTGTCCTCCGCCGGGGGCTCGCCCGCCCAGTTCTCCCTGGCCGGGGAACCCCATGCCGCCTACTCCATCGGCTTGCCCGCCGATGGCTCGGTGGTGCTCACCAATGCCGCCGGCCACACCATGCCCGTGCAGTCCTTCTTCAGCAGCCCCAGCGGTTCCGGCCAGCTCGGGCCGGGGGGCACCCAGACGATGTCCGTCGGAGCCAGCCTGGGTGTCGCCGCAGGCCAACGCGTCGGCAACTACTCCGGGAGCTTCCAGGTGTTTCTCAACTACAACTGA